The Xanthomonas sp. DAR 34887 genome has a segment encoding these proteins:
- a CDS encoding energy transducer TonB: MLQVTTFAKARRMAPVLLLAALAACSKQEDAAPGAAPAAKPAATAPAAPAVSAKVQSMGTEQLHASASQALRENRMYAPAGNNAVEYYLALRDKQPDDAGVKSALTDLMPYTLIAAEQSINREDFPEAQRLVALIEKIDSQAPALPRLKLGVSNGMQAAAQRSQEETDKVKKEAEQKTKLLAEQQKQAQQQASEAQAAQQIAAQQEAARRESARQEAERQAAATRSAPTPAPTPAAAQPAATPPPAAAAASTQSLRAISTPAPRYPPEALRSGTAGEVLVEITVGTDGSVTNARVLRATPARVFDREALNATKRWRFEPVSAPVTTRRTLAFNPGG; encoded by the coding sequence ATGTTGCAGGTAACGACATTCGCGAAGGCGCGCCGCATGGCGCCGGTACTGCTGCTGGCCGCGCTGGCCGCCTGCTCCAAGCAGGAAGACGCCGCGCCGGGCGCTGCGCCGGCGGCCAAGCCCGCGGCCACCGCGCCGGCCGCGCCGGCGGTCTCGGCCAAGGTGCAGTCGATGGGCACCGAGCAGCTGCACGCATCGGCCAGCCAGGCGCTGCGCGAGAACCGCATGTACGCGCCGGCCGGCAACAACGCGGTCGAGTACTACCTGGCGTTGCGCGACAAGCAGCCGGACGACGCCGGGGTCAAGAGCGCGCTGACCGACCTGATGCCGTACACGCTGATCGCCGCCGAGCAGAGCATCAACCGCGAGGACTTCCCGGAAGCGCAGCGGCTGGTCGCGCTGATCGAGAAGATCGACAGCCAGGCGCCGGCCTTGCCGCGGCTGAAGCTGGGCGTGAGCAACGGCATGCAGGCCGCGGCCCAGCGCAGCCAGGAAGAGACCGACAAGGTCAAGAAGGAGGCCGAACAGAAGACCAAGCTGTTGGCCGAGCAGCAGAAGCAGGCGCAGCAGCAGGCCAGCGAGGCGCAGGCCGCGCAGCAGATCGCCGCGCAACAGGAAGCCGCGCGCCGCGAGAGCGCACGCCAGGAAGCCGAGCGCCAGGCCGCCGCGACGCGCAGCGCGCCGACACCGGCCCCGACCCCGGCAGCGGCGCAGCCGGCGGCCACGCCCCCGCCGGCCGCCGCCGCAGCCAGCACCCAATCGCTGCGCGCGATCAGCACCCCGGCACCGCGCTACCCGCCCGAAGCGCTGCGCTCGGGCACCGCCGGCGAAGTGCTGGTGGAGATCACCGTCGGCACCGACGGCTCGGTCACCAACGCCCGCGTCCTGCGCGCCACTCCGGCACGGGTGTTCGACCGCGAGGCGCTGAACGCGACCAAGCGCTGGCGCTTCGAACCGGTCAGCGCGCCGGTGACGACGCGGCGCACCTTGGCGTTCAACCCCGGCGGCTGA
- a CDS encoding TIGR00645 family protein, which produces MSPPRPTPRLNPLSSLIFASRWLQLPLYLGLIVAQGVYVFLFGKELWHLIHEAPSLGEQQIMLIVLGLIDVVMISNLLVMVIVGGYETFVSRLGLEGHPDQPEWLSHVNASVLKVKLALSIIGISSIHLLKTFIAVGALGGMPMCSPDQLASAVGTVDLKSCATLTPTGVLWQTIIHGIFILSAIGIAWTDRLMAAPAKPAH; this is translated from the coding sequence ATGAGCCCTCCGCGCCCGACGCCCCGCCTGAATCCGCTGTCCAGCCTGATCTTCGCCTCGCGCTGGCTGCAGCTGCCGCTGTACCTGGGCCTGATCGTGGCCCAGGGCGTGTACGTGTTCCTGTTCGGCAAGGAGCTGTGGCACCTGATCCACGAAGCGCCGAGCCTGGGCGAGCAGCAGATCATGCTGATCGTGCTCGGCCTGATCGACGTGGTGATGATCTCCAACCTGCTGGTGATGGTGATCGTCGGCGGCTACGAGACCTTCGTCTCGCGGCTGGGCCTGGAGGGCCATCCGGACCAGCCGGAGTGGCTGAGCCACGTCAACGCCAGCGTGCTCAAGGTGAAACTGGCGCTGTCGATCATCGGCATCTCCTCGATCCACCTGCTCAAGACCTTCATCGCGGTCGGCGCGCTCGGCGGCATGCCGATGTGCTCGCCGGACCAGCTGGCCAGCGCCGTGGGCACGGTGGACCTGAAGAGTTGCGCGACGCTGACGCCCACCGGCGTGCTGTGGCAGACCATCATCCACGGCATCTTCATCCTGTCGGCGATCGGCATCGCCTGGACCGACCGGTTGATGGCCGCGCCGGCGAAACCGGCGCACTGA
- a CDS encoding glutathione binding-like protein: MIDLYYWPTPNGHKVTLLLEEAGLDYTIKPVNIGAGEQFAPEFLAISPNNKMPAIVDHAPADGGAPQSVFESGAILLYLAEKTGRFLPADPRGRIVALEWLFWQMAGLGPMTGQMGHFNVYAPEKIGYAIDRYNAEVRRLHGVLDKRLAHSEYLAGAEYGIADMASYPWIEVYNGLTPDYAAFPHLKRWHEAIGARPATQRAYALKQQVNPNAGKPLSDAERKHLFGKR, from the coding sequence ATGATCGATCTGTACTACTGGCCCACGCCCAATGGCCACAAGGTCACGTTGTTGCTCGAGGAAGCCGGCCTGGACTACACCATCAAACCGGTCAATATCGGCGCCGGCGAGCAGTTCGCGCCGGAGTTCCTGGCGATCTCGCCGAACAACAAGATGCCGGCGATCGTGGACCATGCGCCGGCCGACGGCGGCGCGCCGCAGAGCGTGTTCGAGTCCGGCGCGATCCTGCTGTACCTGGCCGAGAAGACCGGGCGCTTCCTGCCGGCCGATCCGCGCGGGCGCATCGTCGCGCTGGAGTGGCTGTTCTGGCAGATGGCCGGGCTCGGCCCGATGACCGGGCAGATGGGCCATTTCAATGTCTATGCGCCGGAGAAGATCGGCTACGCGATCGACCGCTACAACGCCGAGGTGCGGCGCCTGCACGGCGTGCTCGACAAGCGCCTGGCGCACAGCGAATACCTGGCCGGCGCCGAGTACGGCATCGCCGACATGGCCAGCTATCCGTGGATCGAGGTGTACAACGGGCTCACCCCCGACTACGCCGCGTTCCCGCACCTCAAGCGCTGGCACGAAGCGATCGGCGCACGCCCGGCCACGCAGCGCGCCTATGCGCTGAAGCAGCAGGTCAACCCCAACGCCGGCAAGCCGCTCAGCGACGCCGAACGCAAGCACCTGTTCGGCAAGCGCTGA
- a CDS encoding S9 family peptidase codes for MRSVFAALALMLATPLVPAHAEKLTLEAITGSKPLSGPTLMKPQVAPDGSRVTFLRGKDSDRNQLDLWEYDIASGQTRLLVDSKVVLPGTETLSDEEKARRERQRISAYAGIVDYQWAPDAQALLFPLGGELYLYDLRKTGSAAVRKLTDGEGFATDPKISPKGGYVSFVRARNLWVIDLASGQQHQLTRDGSDTIGNGVAEFVADEEMDRHTGYWWAPDDSAIAFARIDESGVPVQKRPEVYADHTEVIEQRYPQAGQPNVRIQLGTIAPRAGAQPQWIDLGRNPDIYLARVDWRDAQRLTFQRQSRDQKKLELIETTLAGGKQRVLVTETSKTWVPLNHDLRFLKDGRFIWGSERSGYEHLYLASEDGRKLAPLTQGEWIVDALLAVDEGAGKVYFSATKESPTQTQLYAVPLAGGAIEKLSRPNGTHAASFAKNASVYVDSWSNTTTPPQIELFRANGKKIATLLVNDLSDPQHPYARYRDAQRPLEFGTLTAADGKTPLHYRLTKPAGFDPAKRYPVVVYVYGGPAAQTVLDGWPARGDALFDQYLAQHGYVVFSVDNRGTPRRGRDFGGALYQRQGTVEVDDQLRGVAWLKAQPWVDAARIGVYGWSNGGYMTLMLLAKHSEAYACGVAGAPVTDWGLYDSHYTERYMNLPAANPDGYRDGRVAAHLDGLTSPLLLIHGMADDNVLFTNSTALMSELQKRGKLFELMTYPGAKHGLSGSNALHRYRTTEAFLARCLKP; via the coding sequence ATGCGCTCCGTGTTCGCCGCTCTCGCCCTCATGCTCGCCACGCCCCTCGTTCCCGCGCACGCCGAAAAACTGACCCTGGAAGCCATCACCGGCAGCAAGCCGCTGTCGGGGCCCACCTTGATGAAGCCGCAGGTCGCGCCCGACGGTTCGCGGGTGACCTTCCTGCGCGGCAAGGACAGCGACCGCAACCAGCTGGACCTGTGGGAATACGACATCGCCAGCGGCCAGACCCGTTTGCTGGTGGACTCGAAGGTGGTGCTGCCCGGCACCGAGACGCTGAGCGACGAGGAGAAGGCGCGGCGCGAGCGCCAGCGCATTTCCGCCTATGCCGGCATCGTCGATTACCAGTGGGCGCCGGACGCGCAGGCGCTGCTGTTCCCGCTCGGCGGCGAACTGTATCTGTACGACCTGCGCAAGACCGGCAGCGCGGCGGTGCGCAAGCTGACCGATGGCGAGGGCTTCGCCACCGACCCGAAGATCTCGCCCAAGGGCGGCTACGTCAGCTTCGTGCGTGCGCGCAACCTGTGGGTGATCGACCTGGCCAGCGGACAGCAGCATCAGCTGACCCGCGACGGTAGCGACACCATCGGCAACGGCGTGGCCGAGTTCGTCGCCGACGAGGAAATGGACCGCCACACCGGCTACTGGTGGGCGCCGGACGATTCGGCGATCGCCTTCGCGCGCATCGACGAATCCGGCGTGCCGGTGCAGAAGCGCCCGGAGGTGTATGCCGACCACACCGAGGTGATCGAGCAGCGCTATCCGCAGGCCGGGCAGCCCAACGTCAGGATCCAGCTGGGCACGATCGCGCCGCGCGCCGGCGCGCAGCCGCAGTGGATCGACCTGGGCAGGAACCCGGACATCTACCTGGCGCGGGTGGACTGGCGCGATGCGCAGCGGCTGACCTTCCAGCGCCAGTCGCGCGACCAGAAAAAACTCGAACTGATCGAGACGACCCTGGCCGGCGGCAAGCAGCGCGTGCTGGTCACCGAGACCAGCAAGACCTGGGTGCCGCTCAACCACGACCTTCGTTTCCTCAAGGACGGGCGCTTCATCTGGGGCTCGGAGCGCAGCGGCTACGAACACCTTTACCTGGCCTCGGAAGACGGTCGCAAACTGGCTCCGCTGACCCAGGGCGAGTGGATCGTGGACGCGCTGCTGGCGGTGGACGAGGGCGCCGGCAAGGTCTACTTCTCCGCGACCAAGGAGTCGCCGACCCAGACCCAGCTCTACGCCGTGCCGCTGGCCGGCGGCGCGATCGAGAAACTGTCCAGGCCCAACGGCACCCACGCGGCCAGCTTCGCCAAGAACGCCAGCGTCTACGTCGACAGCTGGTCCAACACCACCACCCCGCCGCAGATCGAGTTGTTCCGCGCCAATGGCAAAAAGATCGCCACGTTGCTGGTCAACGATCTGTCCGATCCGCAGCATCCCTATGCCCGCTACCGCGACGCGCAGCGGCCGCTCGAGTTCGGCACCCTGACCGCGGCCGACGGCAAGACGCCGCTGCACTACCGGCTGACCAAGCCGGCCGGCTTCGATCCGGCCAAGCGCTATCCGGTGGTGGTCTACGTCTACGGCGGCCCCGCCGCGCAGACCGTGCTCGACGGCTGGCCGGCGCGCGGCGACGCGCTGTTCGACCAGTACCTGGCCCAGCACGGCTACGTCGTGTTCTCGGTCGACAACCGCGGCACGCCGCGCCGCGGCCGCGACTTCGGCGGTGCGCTGTACCAGCGCCAGGGCACGGTGGAAGTGGACGACCAACTGCGCGGCGTGGCCTGGCTGAAGGCGCAGCCGTGGGTGGATGCCGCGCGCATCGGCGTGTACGGCTGGTCCAACGGCGGCTACATGACCCTGATGCTGCTGGCCAAGCACAGCGAAGCCTATGCCTGCGGCGTGGCCGGCGCGCCGGTGACCGATTGGGGGCTGTACGACAGCCACTACACCGAGCGCTACATGAACCTGCCCGCGGCCAATCCGGACGGCTATCGCGACGGTCGCGTGGCCGCGCATCTGGATGGGCTGACTTCGCCGCTGCTGCTGATCCACGGCATGGCCGACGACAACGTGCTGTTCACCAATTCCACCGCGCTGATGAGCGAGTTGCAAAAACGCGGCAAGCTGTTCGAGCTGATGACCTATCCCGGCGCCAAGCACGGCCTGTCCGGCAGCAATGCGCTGCACCGCTACCGCACCACCGAAGCGTTTCTGGCGCGTTGCCTGAAGCCCTGA
- a CDS encoding cytochrome c oxidase assembly factor Coa1 family protein — protein sequence MSTPLPPPLPGLPPPDPAAAPPAVMRKGWWARHWKWAVPLVALLLGAMLLASIAVFVLGIARVTKSSEPYRIGVAGAKVDQRVVAALGEPIEDGIMPSGSISTSNGTGSANLSVSLHGSRGNGTLYIEAERHAGEWQYTTLKVLPDAGEAISLLDGVAPDNEDVGETDAESDPDADAASDVQADGDPSAPVAADSTQ from the coding sequence ATGTCTACGCCGCTGCCGCCGCCGCTTCCCGGTTTGCCCCCGCCCGACCCGGCCGCCGCGCCGCCGGCCGTGATGCGCAAGGGCTGGTGGGCGCGCCACTGGAAATGGGCGGTGCCGCTAGTGGCGCTGCTGCTCGGTGCGATGCTGCTGGCCTCGATCGCCGTGTTCGTGTTGGGCATCGCACGCGTCACTAAGTCGTCCGAGCCGTACCGGATCGGGGTAGCCGGAGCGAAGGTCGATCAGCGGGTCGTCGCCGCGCTCGGTGAGCCGATCGAGGACGGCATCATGCCCAGCGGCAGCATTTCCACCAGCAATGGCACCGGCAGCGCCAATCTCAGCGTGTCGCTGCACGGCTCGCGCGGCAACGGCACCTTGTACATCGAGGCCGAGCGCCATGCCGGCGAATGGCAGTACACGACGCTGAAAGTGCTGCCCGATGCAGGCGAGGCGATCTCGTTGCTCGACGGTGTCGCGCCGGACAACGAGGATGTCGGCGAAACCGATGCCGAGTCCGATCCCGACGCGGATGCCGCCAGCGACGTGCAGGCCGACGGGGATCCCTCTGCGCCGGTCGCGGCGGATAGCACGCAGTAA
- a CDS encoding DUF885 domain-containing protein yields the protein MKPLVLAIALALVAPLPVLAQAAPAAASAKTAGPAWVQRSNDFAQILLQAQAPFQPEEVSFFGVPGYDDKVADLGPDNARRYRDAIGKARRALQEKLEVERDPNVRQDLAIMIHAADQAVEGSALNERLLLPWQDAPQMVFGGLNNLLSEQVPAARRAKALDRLQRYVGLAPGSTSSLLLARQRYEEKLADGALLPPTRREVEQALSNVDTYAKGIRELFATYKIDGADPALAAMDKQFKDYAAWTRKVVLPKAREDARLPPELYAFQLKQVGIDIAPQLLMQRAQLEFMETRAAMQQLAPLVAKAKGLKVDNPSDYRAVIRALKRDTIANDQLETHYRDVIAQIDPIIRQQRIVDVPQRPMQMRLGSAAESAAQPAPHFRPAPLVGNTGEQGTFVLPLGNPDTTGKGEHYDDFNFGSAAWTLSAHEGRPGHELQFTAMVERGVSLARSMFAFNSVNVEGWALYAEAEMVPYEPLDGQLIALQFRLLRAARAMLDPMLNLGLTDRERARLVLENDVGLSPAMARQELDRYMMRAPGQAGSYFYGYSRIMELRMRTELALGTKFDRLKFNNFLLDQGLLPPDQLATAVDEVFLPAQRK from the coding sequence ATGAAGCCACTCGTCCTCGCCATCGCGCTGGCCCTGGTCGCGCCACTGCCTGTCCTCGCGCAGGCCGCGCCGGCTGCCGCCTCGGCCAAGACCGCCGGCCCGGCCTGGGTGCAGCGCAGCAACGATTTCGCGCAGATCCTGCTGCAGGCGCAGGCGCCGTTCCAACCGGAGGAAGTGAGCTTCTTCGGCGTGCCAGGGTATGACGACAAGGTCGCCGACCTGGGGCCGGACAATGCCCGCCGTTATCGCGATGCGATCGGCAAGGCCCGGCGCGCGCTGCAGGAGAAGCTGGAGGTCGAGCGCGATCCCAACGTGCGCCAGGACCTGGCGATCATGATCCATGCCGCCGACCAGGCGGTCGAAGGCAGCGCGTTGAACGAACGCCTGCTGCTGCCCTGGCAGGATGCGCCGCAGATGGTATTCGGCGGACTCAACAATCTGCTGTCCGAACAGGTGCCGGCGGCGCGCCGGGCCAAGGCGCTGGACCGGTTGCAGCGCTACGTCGGCCTGGCGCCCGGCAGCACCTCTTCGCTGCTGCTGGCGCGCCAGCGCTACGAGGAAAAGCTGGCCGACGGCGCGCTGCTGCCGCCGACCCGGCGCGAGGTCGAGCAGGCCTTGAGCAACGTGGATACCTATGCCAAGGGCATCCGCGAACTGTTCGCGACCTACAAGATCGACGGCGCCGACCCGGCGCTGGCGGCGATGGACAAGCAGTTCAAGGACTACGCCGCATGGACGCGCAAGGTGGTGCTGCCGAAGGCGCGCGAGGACGCGCGCCTGCCGCCGGAACTGTATGCCTTCCAGCTCAAGCAGGTCGGCATCGACATCGCGCCGCAACTGTTGATGCAGCGCGCGCAGCTGGAATTCATGGAGACCCGCGCGGCCATGCAGCAATTGGCGCCGCTGGTGGCCAAGGCCAAGGGCCTGAAGGTCGACAATCCCAGCGACTACCGTGCGGTGATCCGCGCGCTCAAGCGCGACACCATCGCCAACGATCAGTTGGAAACCCATTACCGCGACGTCATCGCGCAGATCGATCCGATCATCCGCCAGCAGCGCATCGTCGATGTGCCGCAGCGGCCGATGCAGATGCGGCTGGGTTCGGCGGCCGAGAGCGCGGCGCAGCCGGCGCCGCATTTCCGTCCGGCGCCGCTGGTCGGCAATACCGGCGAGCAGGGCACCTTCGTGCTGCCGCTGGGCAACCCGGACACCACCGGCAAGGGCGAGCACTACGACGACTTCAACTTCGGCTCGGCGGCGTGGACGCTGAGCGCGCACGAGGGCCGGCCCGGCCACGAACTGCAGTTCACCGCGATGGTCGAGCGCGGCGTGTCGCTGGCGCGCAGCATGTTCGCGTTCAATTCGGTCAACGTCGAGGGCTGGGCGCTGTATGCCGAGGCCGAAATGGTGCCGTACGAGCCGCTGGACGGGCAGCTGATCGCGCTGCAGTTCCGCCTGCTGCGCGCCGCGCGCGCCATGCTCGACCCGATGCTCAATCTGGGCCTGACCGACCGCGAACGCGCGCGCCTGGTGCTGGAGAACGACGTCGGCCTGTCGCCGGCGATGGCGCGGCAGGAACTGGACCGCTACATGATGCGCGCGCCCGGCCAGGCCGGCAGCTACTTCTATGGCTACAGCCGCATCATGGAACTGCGCATGCGCACGGAACTGGCGTTGGGCACGAAGTTCGACCGGCTCAAGTTCAACAACTTCCTGCTCGACCAGGGCCTGCTGCCGCCGGATCAGCTGGCGACCGCGGTGGACGAAGTTTTCCTGCCGGCGCAGCGGAAGTGA
- the hemB gene encoding porphobilinogen synthase has translation MAHPHYRPRRMRRDDFSRRLMREHTLTADDLIWPVFVHELPGRAPITSMPGVERLSIDALLQEAETALELGIPVIDLFPVIDPSGKSLDAAEAWNEDGLAQRAVRALKARFPELGVMTDVALDPYTTHGQDGIIDARGYVLNDITVDALVKQSLSHAQAGVDIVSPSDMMDGRIGAIRRALDADEHLHVRIMAYSAKYASAFYGPFRDAVGSAGNLGKADKSTYQMDPANGDEALREIALDLEEGADMVMVKPGMPYLDVVRRVKDEFRVPTFAYQVSGEYAMLKAAFANGWLDERKCVLESLMAFKRAGADGVLTYFAPQVARWLRESR, from the coding sequence GTGGCCCACCCCCATTACCGCCCCCGGCGCATGCGTCGCGACGACTTCTCGCGCCGGCTGATGCGCGAGCACACCCTGACCGCCGACGACCTGATCTGGCCGGTGTTCGTGCATGAACTGCCCGGCCGCGCGCCGATCACCTCGATGCCGGGCGTGGAGCGGCTGTCGATCGACGCGCTGTTGCAGGAAGCCGAAACCGCGCTGGAACTCGGCATCCCGGTGATCGACCTGTTCCCGGTGATCGACCCGTCCGGCAAGAGCCTGGACGCGGCCGAGGCCTGGAACGAGGACGGCCTGGCGCAGCGCGCAGTGCGCGCGTTGAAGGCGCGCTTCCCCGAACTGGGGGTGATGACCGACGTGGCGCTGGATCCGTACACCACCCATGGCCAGGACGGCATCATCGACGCGCGCGGCTATGTGCTCAACGACATCACTGTCGACGCGTTGGTCAAGCAGTCGCTGTCGCATGCGCAGGCCGGCGTGGACATCGTTTCGCCCTCGGACATGATGGACGGCCGGATCGGCGCGATCCGCCGCGCGCTGGATGCCGACGAGCATCTGCATGTGCGCATCATGGCCTATTCGGCCAAGTACGCCTCGGCGTTCTATGGCCCGTTCCGCGACGCGGTCGGCAGCGCCGGCAACCTCGGCAAGGCCGACAAGAGCACCTACCAGATGGACCCGGCCAATGGCGACGAAGCCCTGCGCGAGATCGCGCTGGACCTGGAGGAAGGCGCCGACATGGTCATGGTCAAGCCCGGCATGCCGTACCTGGACGTGGTGCGGCGGGTGAAGGACGAATTCCGCGTGCCGACCTTCGCCTACCAGGTCAGCGGCGAGTACGCGATGCTCAAGGCCGCCTTCGCCAACGGTTGGCTGGACGAGCGCAAGTGCGTGCTGGAATCGCTGATGGCGTTCAAGCGCGCCGGCGCCGACGGCGTGCTGACCTATTTCGCGCCGCAGGTGGCGCGCTGGCTGCGCGAGTCGCGCTGA
- a CDS encoding NAD-dependent epimerase/dehydratase family protein, producing the protein MTTTSTALVLGATGGIGGELARQLRDAGWQVRALQRGLASASETRDGIHWLRGDAMHRDDVLQAARGCAAIVHAVNPPGYRRWAELVLPMIDNTIAAACAEGATIVLPGTVYNYGPDAYPAPDEDAAQRPATRKGAIRVELERRLQAATAHGARVIVVRAGDFFGPRVGNSWFAQGLVKPGQPPASVALPGDPGVGHQWAYVPDVARTMLRLLQQRATLPAFARLHMDGHWDADGTQMAAAIARVLQRHGMAPPRTRRFPWWLMTLAAPFWPLARELREMRPLWRHPLRMRNARLLRTLGEEPHTPLDEAVEATLRGLGCLPAAMAMAHPSTPSSA; encoded by the coding sequence ATGACAACGACCTCCACCGCCCTGGTCCTGGGCGCCACCGGCGGCATCGGCGGCGAACTGGCGCGCCAGCTCCGCGACGCCGGCTGGCAGGTGCGCGCCCTGCAGCGCGGCCTCGCGTCCGCCAGCGAAACCCGCGACGGCATCCACTGGCTGCGCGGCGACGCGATGCACCGCGACGACGTGCTGCAGGCCGCGCGCGGCTGCGCGGCGATCGTGCACGCGGTCAATCCCCCCGGCTACCGGCGCTGGGCCGAACTGGTGCTGCCGATGATCGACAACACCATCGCCGCGGCCTGCGCCGAAGGCGCGACCATCGTGCTGCCGGGCACGGTCTACAACTACGGCCCGGATGCCTACCCGGCGCCGGACGAAGACGCCGCGCAGCGCCCGGCCACGCGCAAGGGCGCGATTAGGGTCGAGCTGGAGCGGCGCCTGCAGGCCGCCACCGCGCACGGCGCGCGGGTCATCGTGGTGCGCGCCGGCGACTTCTTCGGCCCGCGCGTGGGCAACAGCTGGTTCGCGCAGGGCCTGGTGAAACCGGGGCAGCCGCCCGCCAGCGTGGCGCTGCCGGGCGATCCCGGCGTCGGCCATCAATGGGCGTACGTTCCCGATGTGGCGCGGACCATGCTGCGCCTGTTGCAGCAGCGCGCCACGCTTCCGGCGTTCGCGCGGCTGCACATGGACGGACACTGGGACGCCGACGGCACGCAAATGGCCGCCGCGATCGCACGCGTGCTGCAACGCCACGGCATGGCGCCGCCGCGGACCCGCCGCTTCCCGTGGTGGCTGATGACCCTGGCCGCGCCCTTCTGGCCGCTGGCGCGCGAATTGCGCGAGATGCGCCCGCTGTGGCGCCATCCGCTGCGCATGCGCAACGCGCGCCTGCTGCGCACGCTCGGCGAAGAACCGCACACGCCGCTGGACGAGGCGGTCGAGGCGACGCTGCGCGGCTTGGGTTGCCTGCCGGCGGCGATGGCAATGGCGCATCCATCCACACCGTCGTCCGCGTAA